Within the Medicago truncatula cultivar Jemalong A17 chromosome 4, MtrunA17r5.0-ANR, whole genome shotgun sequence genome, the region attcatcttataagaTGGATAAATGGGGTGTCTGGGATTTAAACCCCgatccctgcatataataatgcattgtcctatcaactgagctatgttCACGGGACTACTCGTAAGAATTCTGCATATGTTTGAAAATCActtctatattttaaaatttcaacaaaattacaacgactccataatttattttttaattccaaTATGCATTAAgtcaattcattcaataattaagTTGAGGTGTTTTTAATGGTTTTCTGATGAAAATTTACTTAGGTTGATCTAATTTGACGAAAAAGTTTTTCATAAATACAAtctcaaataaatattatttagatACATTCAgatgaaattaataaaattaaacaaaaagtgATTAGTTACAGGTACATCAAATGAATcatataattttattctttttaaatttttggttgGCTTTGTTTGGACTTGTGGCGAAGTAAATGTATCTCCTAATTTGACATGCATGAGAAACAGGGTTCAAAACACGGAGCTAAATAAGACAGACAACACAGCACACTGTCCTGAATATGCACCGTTGAAACAACCAGCACAACCTCATTCACTGAAGCTGACAGTAAAATTCAAACACATTTCCATACAATCAAACGACATCTACCTCTTCACATGCAACACTCACCCTCTTCTTTAACCAAGTGTTCACTCCCATATCCACGTGTCATCACCTCCTACCTCCTTACTTAAATTAAATTCTAACATTTTTCTCATCATTATGTCACCAAAAAAACCCTAGTGAACTGAACTGAACTAAACTAAGAGTCTAAGACATATTCCTAATTCAATGGCTGAAACTCTCAGGGATGACTACTACGGTTACCaccagcagcagcagcagcagaaCCAACCCATAACATTCACCCAAACAAGAACAAGGAAGGGATTTCATCCTTCTACTTCACAACTCATAGTACTTGCTACTCTTGTACCTTTTGGAGCAACTCTTCTCATTCTTGCTGGTCTCACACTCACTGCCACCGTTGTCGGCCTCGCTGTCACCACCCCTCTGTTCATTTTCTTCAGCCCCATTTTGTTAGCTGCGGCTGTCGTCATTGGTTTGGCCATCGCCGGATTTTTGACATCCGGTGCTTTCGGTATTACCTCGCTTTCTTCCTTTGCTTGGGTAGCATCATATCTCCGTCGTTCACGGTTTCTGGAGAAGGTTAAcgttaaacatcatcatcatgcaATTGCAAAGCCGCCACGTTTTGATGCGGATGAGACTTTGGGGCATGAATCTCAGATTAATTTGGAAGATCGTGATCGTGTTGAAAGCATGGCCCAAGATAAGGTTCAGGAGGCCCAAGATAAAGTTCAGGAGGCCCAAAATGATCAACGTGACGTAGGAAAAACGAAGAAACAAAACGTAAAAAAATCTTCATGAGTTTGGTTCGTTAAGTGAACAAGAGTTTACTATGACGTATGAGGAGTCACTATTTTCTCTGTTTCCTGATCCATGTTTATCTCGTagagtagtgtgtgtttttagagagaaaaaattagTTGTATGTTTTGTTATTGTTAGTGTTTAAATATGTACTGGTACTTTGTAAGAATGGTTTATGTTTTGGCATCTATATATGAATAAATTCCTCTTGtcacaaaaaatgaaaaatgaataaattccTCTTGTCGCAAAAGAAATACATGAATAAATTTTCAAGAGTCATCTTATTCAAACACATTGTGTTCCAATCTCAAGTCCACAATGCCTCATTTACTAGGTATTGTCTACTTTGAGACTTGTACGAGTCCTCATAGTTTCAATCTTTGTAAGAGATTTTGTTGCGCTGAGGAGGGTGAGCATTGTTTAAAATTAGAGCACTGTTATTACATGAGATAATTTATgtgacaatttatttttctctctctttttattggttaaaaataatggaaagagaaagagagaataaaagtataatgtagtatgagagataaagttatcaaaaaattgtgagaaaatacttgtataaatatcatttctcttgaaATTACTCTTGTTTTTGATTCCCTAGCAATCTGAGTGTTTCGACCGGCCAGAACAGTTGCCCATCACTCGAAGTTAAGGGGTTGAAGGTCATGTAGCTTATGACCCTCCTTCTTGAGCCAAAGTTCCGACTTCAAGTTCACCATGCTCCATTTTTGATTCATTGTTCGCTTTATAACTTGTGAACCTGTGTAACCTTTTTCAGATTTGTTGGGGGCATGGAGTGTATGTTATATAGTAAAATCAGTACAGCCTTACTCCTACCTCCTATTCATTCATCACGTTCCATAAAAAATCTACCACAAGTTTGTTACCCAAATCTTTGCATCAAATCATTGAAGAAGGATTGGTAGAAGATTTTTACACACGTTTGACGTCAAAAATCAAGTAATGTATCTTTTAATCTGTTTACATTTGTTCATTTTTCtggcaatttttttatatttttctgacATGCATCCCAACTATAATTAACTACCGCTGCCATCAGAATTCAGttgtagttaactaccattgtGGCCttgaatttttcaattttacaacAGCAACTGGCAGCAGAAGTTTACATCATGTGTCTTAGCTTAATCCAAaatcattttgatattttttttttaaaataattgtccaTTATCTCCATCATCTACGAAGTGGAAGCTACACGAGCAAAACGACATCGTCATGGGAATTAGAATTTTTGGATCAACATGGTTTTGAGAcctcattaaaattaaaaaagggggacaaaccttcaccacaacaaaaaattaaaagagtcaAAACTGAGTCAATCCAATTTTAATCGTGTGACActcctaaaaaaacaaatgaagaatttgaagttattgtggaagatgaagatgattcaatttcattaaatggaatatgatatttttttgttgttcatCCTTTTTTTGTGTCGATATTACACCGACGTATTTTTTGTGGTATATAATATAACGTTATTTTTTGTGGCTAATATATAACTAACCTTGTATAAGTAATATATATGTTTGCCTTTTATGTGGTGGACAAAGCACCCACATTTTACTTGGTTAATAATATTTCgcatttaatataaatatatgtctATGTTTCGGCAATAAAGTACtttaccttttattttattttattttgatatttgttactccctccgtcccaaattgtatatcactttagagaagaaaaaaaattgtctcaaactgtatgtcattttacaataccaatgaaacattaatgttacttttcctattatatctttaactatATGTTACTCTttcttcaattctttcatttatttttcccatattatttattaaggacaattttgtaaaacaactcaaaatatctctttcccacacaatattaattacatttcttaatacgtgtgaaatacccaaaacgtcatacaatttagaACGGATGTAGTATTTCATAAACTTCCGTGAAGTTGAACATGTCTCAAGATGCACAAATTGAAGCTCATGTCCGATACTCCGCTTTCAAAAAGacaattaaagtttttttaactCCGAACGCAGTGGATGAGTTGAAGACACAACATAACAAATACTTTGTgtatcttggtgaaaatcataCTAGATCTCATGTATTTGTACATGTACCATGTGTAGATCTTGGGACGTATAAAGATGAA harbors:
- the LOC25493733 gene encoding oleosin 16.4 kDa, with protein sequence MAETLRDDYYGYHQQQQQQNQPITFTQTRTRKGFHPSTSQLIVLATLVPFGATLLILAGLTLTATVVGLAVTTPLFIFFSPILLAAAVVIGLAIAGFLTSGAFGITSLSSFAWVASYLRRSRFLEKVNVKHHHHAIAKPPRFDADETLGHESQINLEDRDRVESMAQDKVQEAQDKVQEAQNDQRDVGKTKKQNVKKSS